Within Coffea arabica cultivar ET-39 chromosome 4e, Coffea Arabica ET-39 HiFi, whole genome shotgun sequence, the genomic segment TAGAGGTCTAGTCAAAAGTCTTGACACTTGCAGGACAGACAGGACATCTAATGAGACCTATCCCCTGCACAAACCTATCAAATCAGGCAGATACTCTCAATCCCCATCAGATCCTAGGAACGTGGATTCCACCATCCTTCCCTCCAAGTTGTCTCATATAAGTATTAGAGCCTCCCACTCAAGAAGGACCAACTGAATACTCTGTAAGATCACTCCCAATAGCTCCTTCCATTTTTTATTCCTATCCGAACTAATTAGACCGTCGGAGGGGAATCGGGGGACACAGCCCCACCTCTGATAACTTGAGCAGGTGGTTTCTATAGAGCCGTACCCCACTACAGGAGAATACCCTAGCCGCTCCACACAGCTCATTAAACCAGAATTCACCTCTTCAGCTAACaagcaaaataaaatgataCACAGTAACACAGTATTGTATATTCTGGACTTGGCCCCCAAGCAAAAGTGTAATATACTTGTTAGCTTATCTTAATAATTTTAGCTAATATGCGAAGTCAACAAGAGGATAATGAATGGAAGTTCCTTCACAGGTGTAAAGGCTAAGGTTTCACAAGGGCGTAGATTTGGGATCATTCTTAGGCTTGAAAGTTGTATTTACACGCTATGGTTTTAAGAGTGCAAAATTTGCTCATTACTTAATGTTCTTGATCTCATAATTAGAAAGACATCCCATTCATTTTCTATTTTCCATTGTAGTGGCCTTCtttgttttctcatttttaagGGACTTAATTAGTTTCatactttttttataatttaattcaATCAACTTGTCACCCCCATGTTGTGGTATATTAGTATTTTGGTAGTAATGATCAAGCTTTACTAAAATGTGTATGGATGATATCTTAAATGATGATATACGGACAGATTGAAATGTGAGGCAGAATCAGAAGGCGAAGGAAGTTTTACATGTATAACCATCTTAGTCTTGTAATATACCACAGGTTAGCTAAAAATTTTTATCAACTATTGTGCTAGGAATGTTTTGTGCTATCAGGATTTTAGCAACTGAAGTTGTGAGCATATATTCACTTTTGCCTTGAAGACTGTAGTAGTTGGTTAATTACTTGTATCCTGAACTGTAGAAAGATCTAAATCTGACCACTTTATATACTAGAAATCAAGAATTTCTTCTCCTATGTCTACTTTTTATAAGAATTTTCCAAGCCAACACGGCCTCAAAAGAGATAGAACTAGGTCTTCCATTCACTTCAGTGAAGGAAAGATGTTAATATATACAGATGAAGTTTAAGAGCCTCCATAGATCAACAGCAGTGAAGCAGTGCAAACGAAAGAGTTCAACTGACATAATAGAACTTCTAATTCCAGTGGGAGTTAGCAGAAACATAATAGTTCTTCGACATTCCAGAAATTTCAACAGAAGAACATTGAGGAACGCACATCCTTGTGCAACTTGGGAAGTTCTGAAGGGGATGGAATTCGGTTTCCTGGATACATCTTCCTTGTTTTATCAGACTTGAACAACTCTAACATCTGAGCTGCAGCCAAGCGTGCATAGCGGATTGGAGCAACTGCAAGAAGCACGATTGTTAGTGATTTTAAAGTAGTATTTCTGGatgtaaatgcaagaaaaccaAAATGGTTAGCTCATCATGGCAGAATAAGAAGTCTAGGGCTCCACCCAGAGAGAACAAAGCTTCTCCATCCTCTCCTGGACGTGACGTGACAGTAGGGCAGCAAGTCATCAAATTAACAGCTTGAGATGGGAAACCTGGTTTCATTTTCTATTTCTCTCGCTGAAAATGATCATAACTGATGTGTACTAATGCAAGAATGACCTATTAATAGGTTCTGCACAAATGTCTGAACTTAGATCCAAAGCTCTAATCTAACTGGTAAAGTGAGAGTTTGGTACCTTCGGAAATGGCAGTCGTGCTTTTCTGGTACCTATAAAATGTACAAACGCTAAGTTTCTGGAGCTCTGTAAATCAAATGAAGGATATTAAGATGATTGTCAACTTACACATATGATAAACAATGAATAAGTTCCTGTATTTCATCAGATGAGAAACCAATCTCATCTAACAGAACATGATAATGAGTAGGCCTTGCTGTTCCCTAAAGTGAGACAAGAAACATTTAAGCCATCAGATACATTTTTCCACCGTCAAAAAAAGAAGATGTAGCAATAGCTAGATTCCATAGCattgtattttcttttcttttttttccctaatgCGAAAGCAAAGAGGAGTTGCAAGGGTCATCAGATCAGTGGCAGCCTTCCTATCTTGGCCTTTACATGGAACCTTCCTCTCCCAAAGGAAACGAAATGAAAAACCAAATTCAAGCAATTATGCAGGTACTAATGCATGGTTTACTCAATTTGAGTTGGTGTAAAGGTGGTGCTGCTGTCTTTCATGAGATGAGTGTTGTTTGGTCTATATAACAGTCTCACCTTCTTAGCTATATGGGGGCACAAGAAGAAGTTGTTACATTTTGCATGACAAATCTTTTTGTCCACAACAGTTCCTGCAAAGAACAAGGACAATAAACATATGTTTTAAATGGTCAACATTGATGCTTAAAGGAGCCAGAATGTTACCAGGAGGAACATTGTCAACGGGAGAAGctttaatgaattttgtgtgatgtGATCTCTCTGATATAATCAAAGTGAACTTAGGACACCAGGTCTCATCAAGCAATTTGCATGCCTACAGAAGATAGGAGGTAGTAACTAAAAAGTGTCAACTTACAGTATGGGGGAAGACAATATATACGTCTAAGCACAAAGACATAATAAACCTTGAAAATTTGATCCATCTCATTGTTTAGAAGTTGATTGAACTGTGTTGTGCTGAGTCCATTCCTAAAGAACAAAAAAACCAGTGAGTAATGATTAGCACCAAATCCTGCCACTTTCGGAACTCTCACATTTGATGGATAGTTAAAGAATGAAGATTCTTTTTTTGATAATGGCACAAAGATAATAGCGCTAACTGAGCAGATTTAAGTTAACAGCGCACTGAAAAAAGATGGGATTTTAGATTGGAAGCATTCAAAGGAAGATTACAAGGGGATGTGATTGCTACTAAATTTTAATGTGGCTGGAAAATTGCCAAAAAACCTGTTATGCCTTTCTTAGCTAGGTGGAGTTTGATCTTCAAAGTCTGGCCCAAAATCTAAGCGTGACTAAATAACTTACAATTCTGGTTCTGTCAAGGAGCATAAACATTGATTCCCATAGCTGTATGTGCCTTAATCTTAATTCATGTAGAGAAATGATTAATGCATCTAGTAGTGTTAGAGAACATAAAGTCTACTGAGGAATGAGTATTACCGCATAATAACAAAAGATATCAGATAAAGACTAATTAATCCTTAATAGAAAatacacctgaaaatgatgatttgTGCAGGTTTTTTCTGTCCTGAACTTGCATAGAAATCCATCAGTAGCTCCCTGTTAAATAAGAAGAATAAAAATTAGACTACTCCAAGTACTCATAATAACACTTTGATATACTAGATGATAAACTGAGGTCAATAATTTCCAGCCAAGAACGGTTCCATTGCATCATCAATTTTGTAGGTAATAGCTAATAGGTATCCAGAAAGGACACCATATACGCCTGTAGTTCCTCATTCCCTTTTGTATGTGTTATTTTTACTATACAGGGAAAGGGAGACGCTACCTGATCATTCCCTTGTCCTCCTGTTGGGACACTTGCCTAAACAGTGAATCCATCATTTGGTCGTTCCTAGTCTGCGTATGAATAGATGCTCTATAGCAGGAAATTGATGGCCATTGTCTAGAGCCAACCACCTAAGTCAACAAAGAGAACCAATGGGTGAAAATGATTTCTACACTGATCTATATTTGATTTATTAGTTATTGAAACCAGAGTCCACACTAACTGGTACTTGAACCTGAGCATCAGTACAAGAGGACACTTACTGCGGCAATGGGAGGTAGCTCTGACTGCCCATCGACACATGGCATGACTTCCATTCCCAAAATCATTGTAGGAATCTTCGATACCCAAGGGATGGTTCTTGTCATCTCAGAAGCTAATCTTGTATTAAAGCCACCGAGCTGCAAGAAGGCAACTTGTTACATGAGAGAGATAAAATATATGCAAATTAAGAATCAAGTTTGTACTGAAGAACATTACTTTTGCATTAATCTTCAAAAGAACATGCAGCAGATAACTCTCATCAACTCTATCATTTGCAAGGCACTGATTTGGAACTCCAACCTCAGCCAGGCTTTTCCATTTCCAATAACCTAAAAGAAGAAACTCAATCTTTGACTaaaatataaaacttgaaaGACGTGTCTAGTCAAATGATGTTTGGAACAAACCATATAGAGGACTCTGTCGTTTCTCAGATAAGAAACAAAGCACAAAGTAAAGAGGGTTGTTGCGAACTTTTGAGCTTATTTGCTCACACATCTTCTCCACTCTAACATGTGGTGGTTTCTTTCTGTATTGGGGATTCTCTTCAAAGACACATACTGGGGGATCCAATGTCTAGAAATTGGAAACAAGATAAGCTATGCAATAGATAGAGCAACTCAGTAGTAAACCTACTGGAGAAGTGAAACATATATGAAGACAAAGAAGTCTACCACTCCTATCTTTGCACCAAGTTTTGCCAACTCTTGACAGAAATTGCGGGTGTAATGCTGACTAGAGAAGTTTACCACTGCCCAGCACTGAACTCTTTTTGGTTCCACGAGCTTCTATTTAAGATGTAAATGGCTATTAGAACCAATAATGTAGAATTTCCACATTAAATATTTCATTCACCTTATCTTTAAAGCTCCATGAGGCATGTCTAGGAATAAGATCTTCATTGTTTCCCACTTTCAACTGCAACAGTGGGATAGATTGGAACCATCAGAGTTATTCAAGTTTAGACAAATGCCCAATGGGACATTAAAATTGTAGAAAGCAGAAAAACTGTCAGAATACCCTGGGTGCTGATAATACACGACCTTCAACTTGGGTGTAACTATTAGAAATTGAAAGGCCACAAGAAAGCAACAGTGGATCCGCATTGTAATTACAGTGCCTCAGTTCCTGAGAAAGAGATATATTTTAGTATGAACTCCAATTGTTGCTTTAACCAAACTGCGGTGATAGTCGTAAAATAAGTGGTCGTTGACCTACATTTGTCAAAACCAAGTATAATTCTTCTGGCTGTATGCTTGATTTTGATACCCTCATTCTCCTCTGATGATTGGTCAATGCTTTTTTATAATGTTGCAAAGAAACCAATGAACAGAGCTGAATAAATTACACGAATTACATCACATTTTTTCCCAAGAAATCGTGACTGCCGGCTGCATGGATTAATTAACTTGAAAATAcagagaaaatacaaagaagacAAAATTTTTCACCTCAACTGGAAAATAAGTTGGTCTGCATGGTTTTCCAGCATCGATGCATGGCAGGTCTGCAGAGTAAGTCAATGAAATGCCAAGCACTTTAGTAAAATAATCATATACCGTCATTTCTTTTTGTTGGAGAAGAGCAACTTGATTACTTCCTCCATCTAGTTTACACCAAAATCTGCGGAGGATTATCAGCAACGCATTAAGGGAAGAAGAAGCATCATTTTTGGCCGGCCAAAATTTGCCATAAAATCATAGCAGTTGAACTTACTTCTCTTGCTTGCAGGACTTCTCTGAAAGCCCAGTGATTCTCCATTCACGGTTGTTGTGCGCTACCTTTATCCTTAAATTCTTTAATGTTCGTTTTGCCTTGTGTAGAATGAGCAGAAAAACACCTGAGGAAGGTTCATCTACATGGTCTGCGAACTTAACATCAATATAATTTTTATTACCTGCAACCAGTCAACCTTGAAGGGATCGCTCACATTTTGGTGGCTGATGAGAAAATTAATCACTGGACCAGGCTGAACAATTGTTGTAGTAGTCACATCTGGCATTTGAAATATATTAGCTACTAGGAGACCTACTTTGAAACCTGAATCTAAATGATGTCTTaccaaaattcaaatataatcCACCCTGGAGATCCTGAAACCTTGAACTGAAACCTCTACAACCAAAAACGCCATCACCCAAGTCCATGAAATTCTTTGAGTCATTTGAGAAGTATGATTGGCGAAGAACAAGATATTCcctaaacaaaattttcaatttaaatGGAAGTGATGCAAGAGGAACAAGGAATCTCCAAGCCAGTCATGCACGTACTGTTTAGCTGCATGTTGCCTTAAAATGGTATCTAAGACTTTCAGGCCTTCATGCTTCTCTGGTCCTTGTTCGCTTGTTGTATTCGTAATCTGCTGTGTAGAAATGGTTGCCACAAAGCTCATTTGTATCTTAAAAGTTTTGGCTGAAGACATAAGCCTATGCCTCTTTTGATCATTTTCACAGGGACTCTCTTTGCCGCTAAGATTACCTCCTCCAGAAACTctgaattaaagaaaagaccTTGTAAATTGAACCAGCAAATACTACAGGATATTACAAAACCACAAAcgagagaaggaaaaaatttcCTGTTACCTTTTTAGCGAGATGGCGTTAAGCACAACAACAAAGTCCAGATTATTTCGTGGGAGACAACCAACTGTATATAAGTTCTTAAATCCATCATACGCAAATGATTTTTCAGCTAGTTCTGATTTGTATGTCTCATGGGCTTGAGCTATAACCTTTCTTCTAAGGTTTGAACTGCCAACAAGCTTCCCATTGTCATGCAAGATGGAAACCTGTAGGAAGACATTAAAACTTCAGGAATGCAGAAATCCCCTTCTCATCAGAATATAGGAAGGCAGGAGTTTACATTGTAATGGTAGAAGTCAGGAATCTTAGCAGCAACAGAGACTTTGAAATGATTAGTCAGTAGCAATATTTTCAGTCCTTTGGACCCGGGGCAAGGCGGGTTCATCACTTTGCTCTTCTGATTTAAGAGTTCAACCCTCTCAGTCTCAGGTCCCTTTTCTACTTCTATTCGCATGGGAGCTACTGTCAAAAGCTGTTCAGCGAGTGGCCCAGCACAATGCTTTGATAAGTCTGCAGGCTTCATTTTCAATACCTACAGCATAGGAGGAAACGAGTTGCAAGATATTCTGTTTATCCCATCATACAATTTTCTTAGTGTAAACAGCAGATTTCTATAATCCACAAGAAGTACTTTTTTCTTGGAAGAAACTTAAACATGGCATGGAAAACATAATTTCTTAAGAATACGAAAAACCAACATGGTTCTAATTTAGTAGATAAAAGCAACTCAGAGAACAAAACTTCTTATTCAGGAAATCTTAGAAAGTTCAGAGCTTCACAACTCATTACATAAGACTTCTACTCAATAGTATGATATATAaagatgagaggaaattcaccTCCTTGGTCATTCTAACTATTCAAATAACAGGACTAAAGAACTGACTGATAGCTGCATAAGATGCTCCAATTAGAGTAGTAAATTTTGAAGTTGTCTTACCAATGTTCTTGTTCAGCAGAGGAAAAAAAACAGATTGTTTGTTCTATTCAAGTTGAAGAAGCCATTAAGTATTACTTCCTAGTTGTCTTGGTT encodes:
- the LOC113740691 gene encoding protein argonaute 4A-like, whose protein sequence is MHSLWINLWIDLERQTKTICLQAEITVSPGWHEHSSDSVLKMKPADLSKHCAGPLAEQLLTVAPMRIEVEKGPETERVELLNQKSKVMNPPCPGSKGLKILLLTNHFKVSVAAKIPDFYHYNVSILHDNGKLVGSSNLRRKVIAQAHETYKSELAEKSFAYDGFKNLYTVGCLPRNNLDFVVVLNAISLKRVSGGGNLSGKESPCENDQKRHRLMSSAKTFKIQMSFVATISTQQITNTTSEQGPEKHEGLKVLDTILRQHAAKQEYLVLRQSYFSNDSKNFMDLGDGVFGCRGFSSRFQDLQGGLYLNFDVTTTTIVQPGPVINFLISHQNVSDPFKVDWLQAKRTLKNLRIKVAHNNREWRITGLSEKSCKQEKFWCKLDGGSNQVALLQQKEMTVYDYFTKVLGISLTYSADLPCIDAGKPCRPTYFPVELCSLVSLQHYKKALTNHQRRMRVSKSSIQPEELYLVLTNELRHCNYNADPLLLSCGLSISNSYTQVEGRVLSAPRLKVGNNEDLIPRHASWSFKDKKLVEPKRVQCWAVVNFSSQHYTRNFCQELAKLGAKIGVTLDPPVCVFEENPQYRKKPPHVRVEKMCEQISSKVRNNPLYFVLCFLSEKRQSPLYGYWKWKSLAEVGVPNQCLANDRVDESYLLHVLLKINAKLGGFNTRLASEMTRTIPWVSKIPTMILGMEVMPCVDGQSELPPIAAVVGSRQWPSISCYRASIHTQTRNDQMMDSLFRQVSQQEDKGMIRELLMDFYASSGQKKPAQIIIFRNGLSTTQFNQLLNNEMDQIFKACKLLDETWCPKFTLIISERSHHTKFIKASPVDNVPPGTVVDKKICHAKCNNFFLCPHIAKKGTARPTHYHVLLDEIGFSSDEIQELIHCLSYVYQKSTTAISEVAPIRYARLAAAQMLELFKSDKTRKMYPGNRIPSPSELPKLHKDVRSSMFFC